Proteins found in one Actinomycetes bacterium genomic segment:
- the ccsB gene encoding c-type cytochrome biogenesis protein CcsB, translating to MSVAIDEGLARVSLELVYGSIGMYTLAMGAYAVAAAQAVRAPAPAEQEDVAEVAHRPALVATPVAVAGDEPLIVGQVARGGEARAISAPTEGASWRKAAGIGTSLSVLADALLLAAIITRGLAAGRPPWGNMYEFSLVGCFVIGTAFLGFALTDRRRQLLGIFVIPLVLLALGLGVTVLYVDAEALLPALHSSWLVIHVTAAIVSSGAFCFAGVISAVYLVQERAERVAPGGRLARLLPPSRALDTLSYRVIAFTFPLWTFAIIAGAIWAENAWGRYWGWDPKETWAFITWVIYAAYLHARATAGWRGRGAAFISLAGFAAMTFNLFGVNLFITGLHSYAGV from the coding sequence ATGAGCGTGGCGATCGACGAGGGCCTCGCCCGGGTCAGCCTCGAGCTGGTCTACGGGTCCATCGGCATGTACACGCTGGCCATGGGTGCCTACGCGGTCGCCGCCGCGCAGGCCGTCCGCGCGCCGGCCCCGGCCGAGCAGGAGGACGTGGCCGAGGTCGCCCACCGGCCGGCGCTGGTGGCCACGCCGGTCGCCGTGGCCGGCGACGAGCCGCTGATCGTCGGCCAGGTGGCACGGGGCGGCGAGGCCCGCGCCATCAGCGCCCCGACCGAGGGTGCTTCCTGGCGCAAGGCGGCGGGCATCGGGACCTCGCTCAGCGTCCTCGCCGACGCCCTGCTGCTCGCCGCCATCATCACGCGCGGTCTCGCAGCCGGCCGCCCCCCGTGGGGCAACATGTACGAGTTCTCTCTCGTCGGCTGCTTCGTCATCGGGACCGCGTTCCTGGGCTTCGCGCTCACCGACCGGCGCCGCCAGCTGCTGGGCATCTTCGTCATCCCGCTCGTCCTGCTCGCGCTCGGCCTCGGGGTCACGGTGCTGTACGTCGATGCCGAGGCGCTGCTCCCCGCGCTGCACTCCTCGTGGCTGGTCATCCACGTGACGGCGGCGATCGTGTCGAGTGGCGCCTTCTGCTTCGCCGGCGTGATCTCTGCGGTCTACCTGGTCCAGGAGCGGGCGGAGCGGGTCGCACCCGGCGGCCGACTGGCCCGCCTGCTCCCGCCGTCGCGAGCCCTGGACACCCTCAGCTACCGCGTCATCGCGTTCACCTTCCCGCTGTGGACCTTCGCGATCATCGCCGGAGCCATCTGGGCGGAGAACGCCTGGGGCCGCTACTGGGGCTGGGACCCCAAGGAGACCTGGGCCTTCATCACGTGGGTGATCTACGCCGCTTACCTGCACGCCCGCGCGACGGCCGGCTGGAGGGGCCGGGGCGCGGCCTTCATCTCCCTCGCCGGCTTCGCGGCGATGACCTTCAACCTGTTCGGGGTGAACCTGTTCATCACCGGTCTGCACTCCTACGCAGGGGTCTGA
- a CDS encoding extracellular solute-binding protein, whose amino-acid sequence MRGPTLYKAVVAAGAVALLAAACSSSSSGGGGSSAAASTGGGSTPASSTGSSTQNFGGKTINIWTSMDKPVYEGLAAELAPKAKALGINVKWTQVSNINQILPTKAAAGALPDIATVPQPGVLESLLKYATPLNNIVDVNALQQSMIPGVLDTATFNGKLYGVLISANVKGLVFYPKAAFTAKGYTVPTTLAELETLTNKIKSDGHTPWCAGIGSGAATGWPMTDWIEELVLKQDGIQTYNDWITHKVKFNSPQITNAANEVSKLLFTQGNVNGGQKAIASTNFQTADNPMFNQSPGCYLFMQGSFITAFFPTKDQQNNPLKYVGVFGFPPVTAGGNNPIEGGGDTASIYKDSPAAEAVMKLLAETDLGTVAAGNGSSFLSPHKDFPLSAYKSAFTQVVAKIAYAANGFGFDASDSMPGAVGAGTFWKQMTSWTAGQTSLTSALKAIDASWPASS is encoded by the coding sequence ATGCGAGGTCCCACCCTCTACAAGGCGGTCGTAGCCGCAGGCGCCGTGGCGCTGCTGGCAGCCGCCTGCTCCAGCTCAAGCTCGGGAGGTGGCGGCAGCAGCGCTGCCGCGAGTACCGGCGGTGGCAGCACCCCGGCGAGCTCCACGGGCTCCTCGACGCAGAACTTCGGTGGCAAGACCATCAACATCTGGACCTCGATGGACAAGCCGGTCTACGAGGGTCTTGCTGCCGAGCTCGCCCCGAAGGCCAAGGCGCTCGGGATCAACGTCAAGTGGACGCAGGTCAGCAACATCAACCAGATCCTGCCGACGAAGGCGGCCGCCGGCGCCCTGCCCGACATCGCCACCGTCCCACAGCCGGGTGTCCTGGAGTCGCTGCTCAAGTACGCGACGCCGCTGAACAACATCGTCGACGTCAACGCCCTCCAGCAGAGCATGATCCCCGGAGTGCTCGACACCGCCACGTTCAACGGCAAGCTCTACGGCGTCCTCATCAGCGCCAACGTCAAGGGCCTGGTCTTCTATCCGAAGGCGGCGTTCACCGCCAAGGGCTACACGGTCCCGACGACGCTCGCCGAACTCGAGACCCTGACTAACAAGATCAAGTCCGATGGACACACCCCCTGGTGCGCCGGTATCGGGTCCGGGGCGGCCACTGGCTGGCCGATGACGGACTGGATCGAGGAGCTCGTCCTCAAGCAGGACGGCATCCAGACCTACAACGACTGGATCACGCACAAGGTCAAGTTCAACTCGCCGCAGATCACCAATGCTGCCAACGAGGTGTCGAAGCTCCTGTTCACCCAGGGCAACGTCAACGGCGGCCAGAAGGCCATCGCGAGCACCAACTTCCAGACCGCCGACAACCCGATGTTCAACCAGAGCCCTGGCTGCTACCTGTTCATGCAGGGGAGCTTCATCACGGCCTTCTTCCCGACCAAGGACCAGCAGAACAACCCGCTGAAGTACGTGGGCGTGTTCGGCTTCCCGCCCGTCACGGCCGGTGGCAACAACCCGATCGAGGGTGGCGGCGACACCGCCTCCATCTACAAGGACAGCCCTGCCGCTGAGGCAGTCATGAAGCTCCTTGCGGAGACCGACCTCGGCACCGTCGCCGCCGGCAACGGGTCGAGCTTCCTCTCCCCGCACAAGGACTTCCCGCTGTCCGCCTACAAGTCCGCGTTCACGCAGGTCGTGGCCAAGATCGCCTACGCCGCCAACGGCTTCGGCTTCGACGCCTCCGACTCGATGCCAGGTGCCGTCGGCGCCGGGACGTTCTGGAAGCAGATGACGTCCTGGACGGCCGGGCAGACCAGCCTGACGAGCGCTCTGAAAGCCATCGACGCCAGCTGGCCGGCATCCAGCTGA
- a CDS encoding ATP-binding protein: protein MDELLNPFRPGAGAPPPELVGRDRLIDAFGVTLRRAMAGRPGKSLLLVGLRGVGKTVLLNRFAEIAEDEGASVGHIEAGDSADFSAQLAQRLRRILLRFDRHKPSAAVLRGLRALKGFSVHLPDGSAISLDVDALRGVADSGVLADDVVDLFEAVGDAAREVDLSVLIVIDEMQALSQEQVAALVSAVHRSVQRSLPLVLVGAGLPQLPALLAASRSYAERAFDVTEIGRLSDADAAAAIAVPALRQGLAFTDDAIARVVERTSGYPYFLQEWGYHLWNAARRSPVTLADVTAVETEVVADLDRSFFRVRYERLTERERAYALAMAGLGPGAHRSGEVAAALGISVETAAPRRAALIAKGLVHSPARGLTAFTVPMFDSYLRRRITAGDEGQDG, encoded by the coding sequence ATGGATGAGCTGCTCAACCCGTTCCGGCCCGGGGCCGGCGCCCCCCCGCCCGAGCTGGTCGGACGGGACCGGCTCATCGACGCCTTCGGCGTGACGCTGCGCCGGGCGATGGCCGGGCGGCCCGGGAAGAGCCTGCTGCTGGTCGGTCTTCGCGGCGTCGGCAAGACGGTCCTGCTCAACCGGTTCGCGGAGATCGCCGAGGACGAGGGCGCCTCGGTCGGCCACATCGAGGCCGGCGACTCCGCCGACTTCTCCGCCCAGCTGGCCCAGCGGCTGCGCCGCATCCTGCTGCGCTTCGACCGGCACAAGCCGAGCGCCGCCGTGCTGCGCGGGCTTCGCGCGCTCAAGGGGTTCTCCGTGCACCTGCCGGATGGCTCGGCGATCTCGCTGGACGTCGACGCGCTGCGCGGGGTCGCTGACTCGGGAGTGCTGGCCGACGACGTGGTGGACCTCTTCGAGGCGGTCGGAGACGCCGCGCGCGAGGTGGACCTGTCGGTGCTGATCGTCATCGACGAGATGCAGGCGCTGAGCCAGGAGCAGGTGGCCGCGCTGGTGAGCGCGGTGCACCGGAGCGTGCAGCGCTCGCTGCCGCTCGTGCTGGTGGGGGCGGGGCTTCCCCAGCTCCCCGCGCTGCTGGCCGCGAGCCGCTCCTACGCGGAGCGCGCGTTCGACGTCACCGAGATCGGGCGGCTGTCGGACGCCGACGCGGCCGCGGCCATCGCGGTCCCGGCGCTTCGTCAGGGCCTGGCGTTCACCGACGACGCGATCGCCCGCGTGGTGGAGCGGACCTCCGGCTACCCGTACTTCCTGCAGGAGTGGGGCTACCACCTGTGGAACGCGGCCCGCCGTTCCCCGGTCACGCTCGCGGATGTGACCGCTGTCGAGACGGAGGTGGTGGCGGACCTGGACCGCAGCTTCTTCCGGGTGCGCTACGAGCGGCTCACCGAACGCGAACGCGCGTACGCGCTCGCCATGGCGGGCCTCGGTCCGGGGGCGCACCGCTCCGGGGAGGTCGCAGCGGCGCTCGGGATCTCCGTGGAGACCGCGGCTCCGCGCCGCGCGGCGCTCATCGCCAAGGGGCTCGTCCACAGCCCGGCGCGGGGGCTGACCGCCTTCACCGTGCCCATGTTCGACTCCTACCTGCGGCGGCGCATCACGGCCGGTGACGAGGGGCAGGACGGCTGA
- a CDS encoding sugar ABC transporter permease: MLFTLLAAGTGAKAGQAVVTVMLGLAAALALYWVLNKVVELLPGVWEDRTKPYAYILPAFLAITVYLIYPAIRTIFLSFKNADSTKFIGFKNYSQLLTSHDFQQALLNTLLWIIIVPAMSIILGLIVAVLADRLSPNSEKLSKTIIFLPMAISAVGASTVWAFVYAYEAPGQVQIGIQNALWTALGNKPVAWLSVQTLHFNSLLLMVMMLWLQVGFSMVLLSAAIKAVPVDTLEAARIDGANERQIFGRVVIPQIMPTIITVLVTVVITVMKVFDVVYVMTNGNYNTNVIGLEFFNELFTDLNNGYAAAIVVMLMVAVIPLMIYQVRQFRAQEAAR; the protein is encoded by the coding sequence GTGCTCTTCACGCTCCTCGCAGCCGGCACGGGTGCCAAGGCCGGGCAGGCGGTCGTCACCGTCATGCTCGGCCTCGCGGCCGCGCTGGCCCTCTACTGGGTGCTCAACAAGGTCGTCGAGCTGCTACCGGGCGTGTGGGAGGACCGGACCAAGCCGTACGCCTACATCCTCCCGGCGTTCCTGGCGATCACCGTCTACCTCATCTACCCCGCGATCCGCACCATCTTCCTGAGCTTCAAGAACGCCGACAGCACGAAGTTCATCGGGTTCAAGAACTACTCGCAGCTGCTCACGTCCCACGACTTCCAGCAGGCGCTGCTCAACACGCTGCTGTGGATCATCATCGTCCCGGCGATGAGCATCATCCTCGGGCTGATCGTGGCGGTCCTCGCTGACCGGCTGAGCCCCAACTCGGAGAAGCTCTCCAAGACCATCATCTTCCTGCCCATGGCGATCAGTGCCGTGGGTGCCTCGACCGTCTGGGCCTTCGTCTACGCCTACGAAGCTCCGGGGCAGGTGCAGATCGGCATCCAGAACGCGCTCTGGACCGCGCTCGGCAACAAGCCTGTCGCCTGGCTGTCAGTGCAGACGCTGCACTTCAACAGCCTGCTGCTCATGGTCATGATGCTGTGGCTGCAGGTCGGCTTCTCGATGGTCCTGCTCTCGGCGGCGATCAAGGCGGTCCCGGTCGACACGCTCGAGGCCGCCCGCATCGACGGGGCCAACGAGCGCCAGATCTTCGGGCGGGTCGTGATCCCGCAGATCATGCCGACGATCATCACGGTGCTGGTGACCGTGGTCATCACGGTCATGAAGGTCTTCGACGTCGTCTACGTCATGACCAACGGCAACTACAACACCAACGTGATCGGGCTCGAATTCTTCAACGAGCTGTTCACCGATCTGAACAACGGCTACGCGGCAGCGATCGTCGTCATGCTGATGGTCGCCGTCATCCCGCTCATGATCTACCAGGTGCGTCAGTTCAGGGCTCAGGAGGCTGCACGATGA
- a CDS encoding cytochrome c biogenesis protein ResB: MTDTLTGTEPTAPPAGLGPLGWARWVWRQLTSMRTALFLLFLLALAAVPGSLLPQRGTDPVAVADYLRRHPTLGPILDRLSGFDVFAAPWFAAIYVLLLVSLVGCVLPRTRQHLRASRARPPAAPRNLTRLPVSRSFTAHRPAEEVLEAAYDDLRSHRFRVERGDGYVAAEKGFLRETGNLVFHLAVVAILIGVGVGSSWGFKGTRILVEGDGFSDTLTQYDGFTAGRFTNADDLPPFSLTLKRFDATYQTAGDQRGAARSFAATVQVIDHPGAQPRTATIRVNSPLHVAGTKIFLVGHGYAPRFTVRDGRGDVVWSGPIVTLPQDPVNLASTGVLKVSGARPTQLGFVVDFFPTAATASDGRLVSAFPAAVSPAVNLGGWTGDLGLDVPQSVYRLDTSRMTLVGRSSLRVGSSWTLPDGAGTITFDGVDQWVNLQVSHDPGKGLALVAAIAAIVGLLLSLLVRRRRVWVRASSGTDGRTVVAVAGLSRTENGGVERDVDELARLLGAPPDPPEG, encoded by the coding sequence GTGACCGACACGCTGACCGGCACCGAGCCGACCGCGCCCCCGGCCGGCCTGGGTCCGTTGGGCTGGGCGCGCTGGGTGTGGCGGCAGCTCACCTCGATGCGGACCGCGCTGTTCCTGCTGTTCCTCCTCGCCCTCGCCGCGGTCCCCGGCTCGTTGCTGCCGCAACGAGGGACCGACCCGGTCGCGGTCGCCGACTACCTGCGCCGGCACCCGACCCTCGGCCCGATCCTCGACCGCCTGTCCGGCTTCGACGTGTTCGCGGCGCCCTGGTTCGCCGCGATCTACGTGCTGCTGCTCGTCTCCCTCGTCGGGTGCGTCCTGCCCCGGACCCGCCAGCACCTGCGCGCCTCACGTGCACGTCCTCCCGCCGCCCCCCGAAACCTCACCCGCCTGCCCGTGTCCCGTTCCTTCACCGCGCACCGGCCGGCGGAGGAGGTGCTGGAAGCGGCGTACGACGACCTTCGCTCGCACCGGTTCCGGGTCGAGCGCGGCGACGGCTACGTCGCCGCGGAGAAGGGTTTCCTGCGCGAGACCGGCAACCTCGTCTTCCACCTCGCGGTCGTCGCGATCCTCATCGGCGTGGGGGTCGGCTCGTCGTGGGGCTTCAAGGGCACGCGCATCCTGGTGGAGGGCGACGGCTTCTCCGACACACTGACCCAGTACGACGGCTTCACCGCCGGGCGCTTCACCAATGCTGACGACCTGCCGCCGTTCTCGCTCACCCTGAAGCGCTTCGACGCCACCTACCAGACCGCTGGCGACCAGCGAGGGGCGGCGCGCAGCTTCGCGGCGACCGTGCAGGTCATCGACCATCCGGGTGCGCAGCCGCGCACCGCGACCATCCGGGTCAACAGCCCCTTGCACGTCGCCGGGACGAAGATCTTCCTCGTCGGCCACGGGTACGCACCCCGGTTCACGGTGCGCGACGGGCGCGGCGACGTCGTCTGGTCCGGCCCGATCGTCACCTTGCCCCAGGACCCGGTGAACCTGGCGTCGACCGGGGTGCTCAAGGTGTCCGGGGCCAGGCCGACCCAGCTCGGCTTCGTCGTCGACTTCTTCCCGACAGCCGCGACCGCCTCGGACGGCCGGCTGGTGTCCGCCTTCCCCGCCGCGGTGTCTCCCGCGGTGAACCTCGGCGGCTGGACCGGCGACCTCGGGCTCGACGTGCCCCAGTCGGTGTACCGGCTGGACACCTCGAGGATGACCTTGGTCGGGCGGTCGTCGCTTCGCGTCGGCTCGAGCTGGACGCTCCCGGACGGCGCGGGGACGATCACCTTCGACGGAGTCGACCAGTGGGTCAACCTGCAGGTGTCCCACGACCCGGGGAAGGGCCTCGCGCTCGTGGCGGCGATCGCGGCCATCGTCGGGCTGCTGCTGTCCCTGCTGGTACGCCGTCGCCGGGTCTGGGTCCGCGCGTCGAGCGGAACCGACGGGCGTACCGTGGTGGCCGTCGCCGGGTTGTCGCGAACCGAGAACGGCGGCGTGGAACGCGACGTGGACGAGCTGGCCCGCCTGCTGGGCGCGCCGCCGGACCCCCCGGAGGGATGA
- a CDS encoding 1,4-dihydroxy-2-naphthoate polyprenyltransferase, which produces MATAAQWIEGARPRTLPAAVSPVLAGTGAAALLDSVRPGRAVLALVVALALQVGVNFANDYSDGVRGTDDVRVGPLRLVGSGAAAPGAVRRAALGSFAVAGLAGLVLAAMTSWWLVGVGLAAILAAWGYTGGPRPYGYAGLGEAFVFVFFGLVAVCGTTYVQVLRVTGASVLCGIGVGLLACAILLANNLRDVPTDEAAGKRTLAVRLGDPRTRVVYAAAVGLPFLGPVVLALAGAPWALLALGALPLAVGAVRPVLRGAAGRDLIPVLQATGRTELAYALGLLVGLALSG; this is translated from the coding sequence ATGGCGACCGCCGCGCAATGGATCGAGGGCGCCCGCCCGCGCACGCTGCCCGCCGCGGTGTCCCCGGTCCTCGCGGGGACGGGCGCCGCGGCGCTTCTCGACTCGGTCCGCCCCGGACGGGCCGTGCTGGCCCTGGTGGTGGCCCTCGCCCTGCAGGTCGGCGTGAACTTCGCCAACGACTACAGCGACGGGGTCCGCGGGACCGACGACGTCCGGGTGGGCCCGCTGCGCCTCGTCGGGTCCGGCGCGGCCGCTCCCGGGGCGGTGCGCCGGGCCGCGCTGGGCAGCTTCGCGGTCGCGGGCCTGGCCGGGCTGGTCCTCGCTGCCATGACCAGCTGGTGGCTGGTCGGCGTCGGCCTGGCCGCGATCCTCGCCGCCTGGGGTTACACGGGCGGGCCCCGCCCCTACGGCTACGCCGGGCTCGGCGAGGCCTTCGTCTTCGTGTTCTTCGGGCTGGTCGCGGTCTGCGGCACCACCTACGTCCAGGTCCTGCGGGTGACCGGCGCCTCCGTGCTCTGTGGCATCGGCGTCGGGCTGCTCGCCTGCGCGATCCTGCTCGCCAACAACCTGCGCGACGTCCCGACCGACGAGGCGGCGGGCAAGCGCACGCTCGCCGTGCGCCTGGGGGACCCGCGCACCCGGGTGGTGTACGCCGCCGCGGTCGGGCTGCCGTTCCTGGGCCCCGTGGTCCTCGCGCTGGCCGGCGCCCCCTGGGCGCTGCTGGCCCTGGGCGCGCTCCCCCTGGCCGTGGGTGCGGTACGACCCGTGCTGCGCGGCGCAGCCGGACGCGACCTCATCCCCGTGCTCCAGGCGACCGGGCGGACCGAGCTGGCCTATGCGCTGGGCCTGCTGGTGGGGCTCGCCCTCAGCGGCTGA
- a CDS encoding DUF4229 domain-containing protein produces the protein MRQFWTYTLARLGLVAVVAGLLWLVGLRGPVLLVLAFVVSGLVSYVILRRQRGALAETVDARARRIRERMAEAEAAEDAADEAMRTQRPPAEGGPQPGVSR, from the coding sequence ATGCGCCAGTTCTGGACCTACACCCTCGCGCGCCTCGGCCTGGTCGCCGTCGTGGCCGGGCTGCTCTGGCTGGTCGGGCTGCGCGGCCCCGTCCTCCTCGTGCTCGCCTTCGTCGTCTCGGGTCTGGTGTCCTACGTGATCCTGCGCCGGCAGCGGGGCGCGCTCGCCGAGACCGTCGATGCGCGTGCCCGGCGCATCCGCGAGCGGATGGCCGAGGCGGAGGCCGCGGAGGATGCGGCTGACGAGGCGATGCGAACCCAGCGCCCGCCCGCCGAGGGTGGTCCGCAGCCGGGGGTCAGCCGCTGA
- a CDS encoding AMP-binding protein: MHPLVVDVPAGPEVLDALAPALRAALDASAPPVLPVPPPPDPRRDQVLEALRPDRPVEVDGVAVVLATGGSTGPPKGVLLSAVAMGAAALRQDERIGGPGLWVLALPAWHAGGLQVVVRALRGGVPVHPMDLTRPFGAQDFTETTTLARRRADALGLPLLVSLVPTQVTRLVDAGRGEVLAAYDGVLVGAAAAPAGLLDGLRSSGVQVLESYGMSETCGGYAYDGVPIRDVDVTLAGGRVSIAGPTLFSGYRLRPDLTEQVLVGGRLLTPDLGRWEDGRLRLLGRADDVILTGGEKVAAPLVAATLLDAPGVTAAAVVGVPDREWGESVVAFVVPADPDAPPAVEDLRGFVRDRLGPVATPRRVHPVAELPVLASGKLDRAGLAALDASYPGPV, translated from the coding sequence GTGCACCCGCTGGTCGTCGACGTCCCGGCCGGACCTGAGGTGCTCGATGCCCTCGCCCCGGCCCTGCGCGCCGCGCTCGACGCGAGCGCACCCCCGGTCCTTCCGGTGCCGCCCCCGCCCGACCCGAGACGCGATCAGGTGCTCGAGGCGCTGCGCCCCGACCGGCCCGTCGAGGTGGACGGGGTGGCGGTCGTGCTGGCGACCGGCGGCTCGACGGGCCCGCCGAAGGGCGTGCTGCTCAGCGCCGTCGCGATGGGGGCCGCCGCGCTTCGCCAGGACGAGCGCATCGGCGGTCCGGGGCTCTGGGTGCTGGCACTGCCGGCCTGGCACGCGGGAGGCCTGCAGGTCGTGGTACGTGCGCTCCGGGGGGGCGTACCCGTCCACCCGATGGACCTCACGAGACCCTTCGGCGCCCAGGACTTCACCGAGACGACGACTCTCGCCCGCCGACGCGCGGACGCCCTTGGGCTGCCGCTCCTGGTGTCCCTCGTCCCCACCCAGGTCACCCGCCTCGTCGATGCCGGCCGCGGCGAGGTCCTGGCGGCCTACGACGGGGTGCTCGTCGGCGCGGCGGCCGCGCCGGCGGGACTCCTGGACGGGCTGCGCTCGAGCGGGGTGCAGGTCCTCGAGTCCTACGGCATGTCGGAGACGTGCGGCGGGTACGCCTACGACGGCGTCCCCATCCGCGACGTCGACGTCACGCTGGCCGGCGGGCGGGTGTCCATCGCCGGCCCGACCCTGTTCAGCGGGTACCGGCTCCGACCCGACCTCACCGAGCAGGTGCTCGTCGGGGGCCGGCTGCTCACCCCGGACCTGGGGCGATGGGAGGACGGGCGGCTCCGGCTGCTGGGACGCGCGGACGACGTCATCCTCACTGGCGGGGAGAAGGTGGCCGCGCCGCTCGTGGCCGCGACCTTGCTCGACGCACCGGGGGTCACCGCGGCTGCCGTCGTCGGCGTGCCCGACCGTGAGTGGGGGGAGTCGGTCGTGGCCTTCGTCGTCCCGGCCGACCCTGATGCGCCGCCCGCGGTGGAGGACCTGCGGGGGTTCGTCCGCGACCGGCTCGGCCCGGTCGCCACGCCGCGGCGGGTGCACCCGGTCGCCGAGCTCCCGGTGCTGGCGTCCGGGAAGCTCGACCGCGCCGGGCTGGCCGCCCTCGACGCGTCTTACCCCGGACCTGTCTAA
- a CDS encoding LacI family DNA-binding transcriptional regulator → MPRAQRRAGARRATQADVARLAGVSSATVSFVLNETSGQSISAETRQRVLNAVAQLDYRPNRTAQGLRTGRTATIGFITQDVDFGAFAGSTIVGAHEAAIRHGSLLLIMNTSRDARFVWASINDLLDRQVDALILAVAGTKRVELPDSVRSVPTVLVNCFASRSSKPAVLPDEVRGGRDVTQVLLDHGHRDIAYLTGVNAAWATRARLRGFRQAIVAAGLDPARQTTLAGNYKVDSGYELTRQLLARKPRPTAVMCGNDRMAVGALVAILEAGLRVPEDISLMGYDDQHGLSSDIHPGLSTVRLPYHAMGRWAAEQIFAGALEELPARTYVPCPLVLRESVAAPSSRLRSA, encoded by the coding sequence ATGCCCAGGGCCCAACGGCGGGCGGGCGCACGGCGTGCGACCCAGGCAGACGTCGCACGCCTCGCTGGAGTCTCGTCCGCGACGGTGTCCTTCGTGCTGAACGAGACGAGCGGCCAGTCGATCAGCGCGGAGACTCGCCAGCGCGTCCTCAACGCCGTTGCCCAGCTCGACTACCGCCCGAACCGGACGGCGCAAGGCCTGCGCACAGGGCGGACCGCCACCATCGGGTTCATCACCCAGGACGTCGACTTCGGCGCCTTCGCCGGCTCGACGATCGTCGGGGCGCACGAGGCGGCGATCCGCCACGGCAGCCTGCTGCTCATCATGAACACCTCACGTGACGCGAGGTTCGTCTGGGCGTCCATCAACGACCTGCTCGACAGACAGGTCGATGCGCTCATCCTCGCCGTCGCGGGGACCAAGCGGGTCGAGCTGCCTGACAGCGTGCGCTCTGTGCCTACGGTCCTCGTCAACTGCTTCGCGAGCCGCTCGTCGAAGCCCGCCGTCCTGCCCGACGAGGTGCGCGGCGGGCGTGACGTGACCCAGGTCCTGCTCGACCACGGCCACCGTGACATCGCCTACCTGACCGGCGTGAACGCCGCGTGGGCCACGAGGGCGAGGCTGCGCGGCTTCCGCCAGGCAATCGTGGCGGCGGGACTCGACCCGGCGCGCCAGACGACCCTCGCTGGCAACTACAAGGTCGACTCCGGCTACGAGCTCACCCGCCAGCTCCTGGCGAGGAAACCCCGGCCGACGGCGGTGATGTGCGGCAACGACCGGATGGCCGTCGGTGCGCTCGTCGCGATCCTCGAAGCCGGTCTGCGGGTGCCCGAGGACATCTCCCTCATGGGCTACGACGACCAGCACGGCCTGTCGTCGGACATCCACCCGGGTCTGTCGACGGTGCGCCTGCCCTATCACGCCATGGGCCGATGGGCCGCCGAGCAGATCTTCGCGGGCGCCCTGGAGGAGCTGCCCGCGAGGACGTACGTGCCTTGTCCCCTGGTCCTGAGAGAGTCCGTCGCCGCCCCCTCGTCGCGGCTGCGCTCCGCCTGA
- a CDS encoding cytochrome c biogenesis protein CcdA has translation MALLGTWAATVTDGSLLLALPIAAMAGLVSFLSPCVLPLVPGYVSYTTGLVGADLGEARRGRVLVGTGLFVLGFTAVFVSFGALFGGLGSWLLGHSLTIQRVLGALTIVMGLAFMGLLPGNTREWRIHRAPVLGLAGAPLLGVLFGLGWTPCIGPTLAAVQTLALTEASAARGALLTTAYCLGLGLPFVAVALGLRRAADGVGWVKRHYPVVMTAGGILLVTLGVLLLTGVWNQWSIELRSWVAAYRVGV, from the coding sequence ATGGCCCTGCTCGGGACCTGGGCGGCCACGGTGACCGACGGGTCGCTGCTGCTGGCGCTGCCGATCGCGGCGATGGCCGGACTGGTGTCCTTCCTCAGCCCGTGCGTGCTGCCCCTCGTGCCCGGCTACGTGTCGTACACCACGGGGCTGGTCGGCGCTGACCTCGGGGAGGCGCGGCGAGGCCGCGTCCTCGTCGGGACGGGCCTGTTCGTCCTGGGCTTCACCGCGGTCTTCGTCTCCTTCGGCGCGCTCTTCGGGGGCCTCGGGTCGTGGCTGCTCGGGCACTCCCTGACGATCCAGCGGGTGCTCGGGGCGCTGACGATCGTCATGGGGCTGGCATTCATGGGCCTGCTCCCCGGGAACACCCGCGAGTGGCGCATCCACCGCGCTCCGGTCCTCGGACTGGCCGGCGCCCCCCTGCTCGGCGTCCTCTTCGGGCTGGGGTGGACCCCGTGCATCGGGCCGACGCTCGCCGCGGTCCAGACCCTGGCGCTCACCGAGGCGTCTGCGGCCAGGGGAGCCCTGCTCACGACCGCGTACTGCCTCGGCCTGGGCCTGCCGTTCGTCGCTGTCGCGCTCGGCCTGCGGCGGGCCGCCGACGGCGTCGGGTGGGTCAAGCGGCACTACCCGGTGGTCATGACCGCGGGGGGGATCCTGCTGGTCACGCTCGGCGTGCTGCTGCTCACCGGCGTCTGGAACCAGTGGTCGATCGAGCTGCGCTCCTGGGTCGCCGCCTACCGGGTGGGGGTCTGA